One Phocaeicola dorei genomic region harbors:
- a CDS encoding precorrin-2 C(20)-methyltransferase, which produces MSHPIYFVSLGPGDAELITLKSLHALQQADIIYCPSTVREPDKILSRAATLLHKLDIKGDIHLFSLPMSKDRTKAIKVYRQLFEKMRLEQKAGKRLAVAVEGDAGIYASVHYVLDLLEENGIPVEQLPGIPSFIAAEAAAKLHLISQKERLVIIPGNITSDELDMYLSHHHVPVIMKLSQCADIVQDYMESHPQYSYHYFENISTAEEYHSSHQAELKRRVFPYFSLMIIFNEQIRKDNSSK; this is translated from the coding sequence ATGAGTCATCCGATCTATTTTGTTTCTTTAGGACCCGGTGATGCCGAACTGATTACATTAAAATCATTGCATGCTTTACAACAAGCAGACATAATATATTGTCCATCAACGGTTCGGGAACCAGATAAAATTTTGTCACGTGCCGCCACCCTGTTACATAAGCTAGACATCAAAGGAGATATACACCTATTCTCACTCCCGATGAGCAAAGACAGGACAAAAGCAATCAAAGTCTATCGGCAACTTTTCGAAAAAATGAGGCTGGAACAAAAAGCAGGAAAACGGTTGGCGGTAGCAGTAGAAGGCGATGCGGGAATTTACGCCTCCGTTCACTATGTACTGGATCTCCTCGAAGAAAATGGAATCCCCGTAGAGCAACTTCCCGGTATTCCTTCATTCATCGCTGCGGAAGCTGCCGCAAAACTACATCTCATCAGCCAAAAAGAAAGACTGGTCATTATTCCGGGCAATATTACTTCGGATGAACTGGACATGTATCTTAGCCATCATCATGTGCCGGTTATCATGAAATTATCTCAATGTGCGGATATAGTACAGGATTACATGGAGTCCCACCCCCAATACAGTTATCATTATTTTGAAAATATATCGACAGCCGAAGAATATCATTCTTCCCATCAGGCGGAACTGAAAAGAAGAGTATTTCCTTATTTTTCCCTAATGATCATCTTTAACGAACAGATACGGAAGGACAATAGTTCAAAATAG
- a CDS encoding ABC transporter substrate-binding protein, whose translation MKKLILASGLLLLLTVTACQSKHKQGSGNLEHKTLTDSSIVKIIPEYAQGFKITYTDQACLLDIQDPQNKESQSFHYALVPRGVEAENIPADYTVIETPIRSVICMTSLQLSNFIKLEELDAVVGITSTRHLFNKKINDRLKEGSIHKIGIEGNFDNEVIMSVNPDLILISPFKRGGYDALKEVGIPLMPHLGYKEMTPLGQAEWIKFVGLLLGKEDKANEQFAAIKKRYNELKELTGRVTKRPVVFSGELRGGNWYAVGGRSFLAQLFKDAGADYFLKDDERSGGVTLDFETVYSQAAGADYWRIVNSYQGKFSYNTLKEEDARYVDFKAYKEKGVIYCNMREKPFYESMPTEPEVVLADLIQIFHPQLLSGHQPGYYELLK comes from the coding sequence ATGAAAAAACTAATATTGGCTTCGGGGCTCTTGTTATTATTGACTGTTACAGCCTGCCAAAGTAAGCACAAACAGGGTTCCGGGAATTTGGAACATAAGACATTGACAGATTCTTCTATTGTGAAGATTATTCCGGAATATGCCCAAGGGTTTAAAATAACTTATACGGATCAGGCTTGTCTGCTTGACATTCAGGACCCTCAGAATAAAGAAAGTCAGTCTTTTCATTATGCTTTGGTGCCAAGAGGTGTGGAAGCGGAAAACATACCTGCGGATTATACAGTTATTGAAACTCCCATACGAAGCGTTATCTGCATGACTTCCCTGCAACTTTCCAATTTTATCAAGTTGGAAGAGCTGGATGCAGTGGTGGGTATCACCAGTACACGCCATTTGTTTAACAAGAAAATAAATGATCGTTTGAAAGAAGGAAGCATTCATAAGATAGGTATTGAAGGGAATTTCGATAATGAGGTGATTATGAGTGTAAACCCGGATTTGATTTTGATCTCTCCTTTTAAACGAGGGGGATACGATGCTTTGAAAGAGGTAGGCATTCCTTTGATGCCGCATTTGGGATATAAGGAAATGACTCCTTTGGGACAGGCTGAATGGATAAAGTTTGTGGGCTTGTTATTGGGAAAAGAAGATAAAGCTAATGAGCAGTTTGCCGCTATTAAGAAAAGATATAACGAGCTGAAGGAACTGACCGGCCGGGTGACAAAACGCCCGGTAGTATTCAGTGGGGAATTGCGGGGCGGCAATTGGTATGCTGTAGGAGGGAGGAGTTTTCTCGCACAATTGTTTAAAGATGCCGGTGCCGATTATTTTTTGAAAGACGATGAACGGTCTGGAGGGGTCACCCTCGATTTTGAAACAGTCTACAGCCAAGCGGCCGGTGCCGATTATTGGCGTATTGTGAATAGCTATCAAGGAAAATTTTCTTATAACACGTTGAAAGAAGAAGATGCCCGTTATGTTGATTTTAAAGCATACAAAGAGAAAGGGGTGATTTATTGTAACATGCGTGAAAAACCTTTTTATGAGAGTATGCCTACAGAACCGGAAGTTGTTTTGGCAGATTTGATTCAAATCTTTCATCCGCAGCTTTTGTCCGGCCACCAACCGGGATATTATGAATTGCTTAAATAG